A genomic window from Deltaproteobacteria bacterium includes:
- a CDS encoding ATP-binding protein — protein MLKRRETAYLEEWAVRRDRKPLVIRGARQVGKSTLVREFARTAGRPLVTVDLERNPELREAFTARYPARILSTLTLLTGQTIVPGTHLLFLDEIQAAPEALAALRYFYEEAPELHVVAAGSLVEFALADTRFSMPVGRIEYLHLGPLTFEDFLDAMGHPELSAHLRAVPLSDLEDAFPDAVHQRYAGLLREYWVVGGLPEAVSGYAQGRENTDGGFPHLGRIQQSVMATYRDDFNKYSHGSSRDRLRMVFDSLPGLVGRKFKYVGVSRDHRAAELADALRLLCMARIAYKVCRTAANGVPLAAEANARHFKCLFMDIGLMCAALHLDLFDLRTHDLTLVNAGALAEQFIGQHLLHSGPGYETPALYYWARETKNAAAEVDYLMTSGAQVVPVEVKAGATGSLKSLHQFLKEKGNAFGLRFNAATPSLLHDSTRLANGGTLDYHLLSLPLYLVGQAQRLVREFRGE, from the coding sequence ATGCTCAAACGGCGAGAGACTGCCTACCTTGAGGAATGGGCTGTGCGGAGGGACCGCAAGCCGTTGGTGATCCGCGGCGCCCGGCAAGTGGGCAAGTCAACGCTGGTGCGCGAGTTCGCCAGGACCGCGGGCAGGCCGCTGGTCACGGTCGACCTCGAGCGCAACCCGGAACTGCGCGAAGCGTTTACCGCTCGGTACCCGGCACGGATTCTCTCCACGCTCACGCTGCTTACCGGGCAAACCATCGTGCCCGGAACCCATCTGTTGTTTCTCGACGAGATTCAAGCGGCCCCGGAGGCGCTGGCGGCACTGAGATACTTCTACGAGGAAGCTCCGGAACTGCATGTCGTGGCCGCGGGCTCGCTCGTGGAGTTCGCCCTCGCCGACACCCGGTTCTCCATGCCCGTGGGACGGATCGAGTATCTGCACCTGGGGCCGCTGACCTTCGAGGACTTCCTGGACGCCATGGGGCACCCGGAACTGTCCGCCCATCTGCGCGCCGTTCCCTTGTCCGATCTCGAGGATGCCTTTCCTGACGCAGTGCATCAACGGTACGCCGGTCTGCTGCGGGAATACTGGGTGGTGGGGGGCCTTCCGGAGGCGGTCTCGGGCTATGCGCAAGGACGAGAGAACACCGATGGGGGCTTCCCCCATCTCGGCCGCATCCAGCAGAGCGTAATGGCCACCTACAGGGACGACTTCAACAAGTACAGCCATGGCAGTTCCCGTGACCGGTTGCGCATGGTGTTCGACAGCCTTCCGGGTCTTGTCGGACGCAAGTTCAAGTACGTCGGAGTCAGCCGGGACCACCGCGCCGCGGAGCTGGCGGACGCGCTGCGGCTGCTGTGCATGGCGCGAATTGCCTACAAGGTCTGCCGCACCGCGGCCAACGGCGTGCCGCTGGCCGCGGAAGCGAACGCACGCCACTTCAAGTGCCTGTTCATGGACATCGGCCTGATGTGCGCCGCGCTGCACCTGGACCTGTTCGACCTTCGCACACACGACTTGACTCTTGTGAACGCCGGCGCCCTCGCCGAGCAGTTCATCGGCCAGCACCTGCTCCACAGCGGCCCTGGCTACGAAACTCCGGCGCTATACTACTGGGCGCGGGAGACGAAGAACGCCGCTGCCGAAGTGGACTACCTGATGACATCGGGCGCCCAGGTCGTTCCCGTCGAGGTCAAGGCCGGGGCCACCGGCTCGCTGAAGTCGCTGCACCAGTTCCTGAAGGAGAAAGGCAACGCGTTCGGACTCCGTTTCAACGCCGCCACGCCGAGCCTGCTGCACGATTCGACAAGGCTGGCTAACGGCGGCACCCTCGACTACCACCTGCTTTCGCTACCCCTCTATCTGGTCGGTCAGGCTCAACGGCTGGTAAGAGAATTTCGCGGCGAGTGA
- the thrC gene encoding threonine synthase: MQAREIQAAPPDPYRAWFECIAGCPGRYSLKEIIYACPKCGNLLEVRHDLELLRKKSPAYWKDLFDRRLMGNQWPYGSSVWGKREMVCPDVEDANVVSTLEGGSNLFWAERLGKEIGLPDLWVKLCGNSHTGSFKDLGMTVLVSMVRQMMSEGVEIPAVACASTGDTSAALAAYCAVAGIRAVVFLPRNKVSTAQLIQPIAHGAVTLAIDTDFDGCMELVREFCTRHNIYLANSMNSLRVEGQKTVSMELAQQFDWQVPDWVVIPGGNLGNVSALGKGFKLMHDLGMISKLPRIACAQAERANPLYRSYLKGFDEFEPVQAQPTLASAIQIGNPVSIQKAIRALQYFGGVVEQATEDELADAVARADRTGLFNCPHTGVALAALFKLVDRGVIGKHQRVVVISTANGLKFPEFKIKYHESRLEEVTTRHANTPIDVPADYDRVRDAVFRAIEDHPQP; encoded by the coding sequence ATGCAGGCGCGAGAAATCCAGGCCGCTCCACCCGATCCCTACCGGGCATGGTTCGAGTGCATCGCCGGCTGCCCGGGGCGCTACAGCCTTAAGGAGATCATCTACGCATGCCCGAAATGCGGCAATCTCCTGGAGGTGCGCCATGACCTGGAGCTCCTCCGCAAGAAATCGCCCGCATACTGGAAGGACCTCTTCGACCGCCGCCTGATGGGCAACCAGTGGCCCTACGGCAGCTCGGTCTGGGGCAAGCGCGAGATGGTCTGCCCCGACGTGGAAGACGCCAACGTGGTGTCCACCCTGGAGGGGGGCAGCAACCTCTTCTGGGCCGAGCGGCTGGGCAAGGAGATCGGCCTGCCCGATCTCTGGGTCAAGCTCTGCGGCAACAGCCACACCGGCTCCTTCAAGGACCTGGGCATGACCGTGCTCGTGTCCATGGTGCGTCAGATGATGTCGGAAGGCGTGGAGATCCCCGCGGTGGCGTGCGCGTCCACCGGCGACACCTCCGCGGCCCTGGCGGCCTACTGCGCGGTGGCCGGCATCCGCGCCGTCGTGTTCCTGCCCAGGAACAAGGTCTCCACGGCGCAGCTCATCCAGCCCATCGCCCACGGCGCCGTCACCCTGGCCATCGACACCGACTTCGACGGCTGCATGGAGCTGGTGCGGGAGTTCTGCACCCGTCACAACATCTACCTAGCCAACTCCATGAACTCGCTCCGGGTGGAGGGGCAGAAGACCGTGAGCATGGAGCTGGCGCAGCAGTTCGACTGGCAGGTGCCCGACTGGGTCGTCATCCCCGGCGGCAACCTGGGCAACGTCAGCGCCCTGGGCAAGGGGTTCAAGCTCATGCACGACCTGGGCATGATCTCCAAGCTGCCGCGCATCGCGTGTGCCCAAGCCGAGCGCGCCAACCCCCTCTACCGCAGCTACCTCAAGGGCTTCGACGAGTTCGAGCCGGTGCAGGCCCAGCCCACCCTGGCCAGCGCCATCCAGATCGGCAACCCGGTGAGCATCCAGAAGGCCATCCGCGCCCTCCAGTACTTCGGCGGCGTGGTGGAGCAGGCCACCGAGGACGAGCTGGCCGACGCGGTCGCCCGAGCCGACCGCACCGGCCTGTTCAACTGCCCCCACACCGGCGTCGCCCTGGCCGCCCTCTTCAAGCTGGTGGACCGCGGCGTCATCGGCAAGCACCAGCGCGTGGTGGTCATCTCCACCGCCAACGGCCTCAAGTTCCCCGAGTTCAAGATCAAGTACCACGAGAGCCGCCTCGAGGAAGTGACGACCCGCCACGCCAACACCCCCATCGACGTCCCCGCCGACTACGACAGGGTGCGCGACGCGGTGTTCCGCGCCATCGAGGATCACCCGCAGCCCTGA
- a CDS encoding ethanolamine ammonia-lyase reactivating factor EutA, whose product MADTGSLGFTGSGRHIVEEDEIKLTSVGVDIGSSTSHLVFSRLELSQEGTRYVVKKRTVLSESEILLTPYTDDLTIDMERLERFINQQYERAELKREDVDTGALILTGVAVRRRNSRAIADLFAEEAGRFVSVTAGDGLETTMAAHGSGAAARSGNEDAVVLNIDVGGGTSKIAVCAGGSVREVTAIDVGARLLAMDGANTVVRIEEAGRRHGGKVGVELELGQIMDEQSLEAIASEMADRLFEVVNQQELTDETRELLRLPPLSYRGKIDAVTFSGGVSEFIYGHAGNGYGDMGALLGREIRRRVEGLGVPILEPAARIRATVIGASQYTIQVSGSTIFISPQDAVPVRNVPVVRIDFEWGDDIDPAKVIGAIDSALRRLDLQDGRQPVALAFHWEGSATFARLQGFCGAVVEGLKPVLDKGHPLLLVNDGDIGGILGLHFKEEMKLDKPIISVDGIALQEFDYIDVGALIPSSGAVPVVIKSLVFPSTEQNAAIRQ is encoded by the coding sequence TCGCGCCTCGAGCTGAGCCAGGAAGGAACCCGTTACGTCGTCAAGAAACGCACCGTGCTGAGCGAATCGGAGATTCTGCTCACGCCCTACACCGACGACCTGACCATCGACATGGAGCGCCTGGAGCGCTTCATCAACCAACAGTACGAACGTGCCGAGCTCAAGCGCGAGGACGTGGATACGGGCGCGTTGATTCTCACCGGCGTGGCCGTGCGCCGGCGCAACTCCCGCGCCATCGCCGACCTGTTCGCGGAGGAGGCGGGCCGCTTCGTGTCGGTCACGGCCGGCGACGGGCTCGAGACCACCATGGCCGCCCACGGCTCGGGAGCGGCGGCTCGCTCCGGCAACGAGGACGCGGTGGTGCTCAACATCGACGTGGGCGGCGGCACCAGCAAGATCGCCGTGTGCGCTGGCGGCAGCGTGCGCGAGGTCACGGCCATCGACGTGGGCGCCCGGCTGCTGGCCATGGACGGCGCCAACACCGTCGTCCGCATCGAGGAGGCGGGGCGGCGCCACGGCGGCAAGGTGGGCGTCGAGCTGGAGTTGGGCCAGATCATGGACGAGCAGAGCCTGGAGGCCATCGCGTCCGAGATGGCGGACCGCCTGTTCGAGGTGGTCAACCAGCAGGAGCTGACCGACGAGACCCGGGAACTGCTTCGGCTCCCGCCGCTGTCGTACCGCGGCAAAATCGACGCCGTCACCTTTTCGGGCGGCGTCTCCGAGTTCATCTACGGCCACGCCGGCAACGGCTACGGCGACATGGGCGCGCTCCTGGGCCGGGAGATCCGCCGGCGGGTGGAGGGCCTGGGCGTCCCCATCCTGGAACCCGCGGCGCGCATCCGCGCCACCGTCATCGGCGCCTCCCAGTACACCATCCAGGTGAGCGGCAGCACCATCTTCATCTCGCCTCAGGACGCGGTGCCCGTGCGCAACGTCCCCGTGGTGCGCATCGACTTCGAGTGGGGCGACGACATCGATCCCGCGAAGGTCATCGGCGCCATCGACAGCGCGCTGCGGCGCCTGGACCTGCAAGACGGCCGCCAGCCGGTGGCGTTGGCGTTCCACTGGGAAGGGTCCGCCACCTTCGCCCGCCTGCAGGGTTTCTGCGGCGCGGTGGTGGAGGGCCTCAAGCCGGTGCTCGACAAGGGGCACCCGTTGCTCCTGGTCAACGACGGCGACATCGGCGGCATCCTGGGCCTGCACTTCAAGGAGGAGATGAAGCTCGACAAGCCCATCATCTCGGTGGACGGCATCGCGCTGCAGGAGTTCGACTACATCGATGTGGGCGCGTTGATCCCCTCCTCGGGGGCGGTGCCCGTGGTGATCAAGTCGCTCGTTTTCCCGAGCACGGAACAGAACGCGGCCATCCGGCAATAG